Sequence from the Segatella copri genome:
TCTTTGCCAGTTCCTGAGGATTGGCTGGCAACTTGCCTACATTGTATCCCTCATTCTTCAAGCGAACCAGGAGATTGTAGAGCGATGGAACCACTTCCATTCCCGAAGCGGTAAGTGCATTCTGACCGGGACCCTTGAAGTAGAAGATGGCGATGCGCTTGCTGCTGTTCTTCTTGTTCTTCAGATTCACATAACCCTGCACGCTCTCCACGAAACTCTCCATTCTGTCTGGGATGCCGTAAACCTCCTGCAAGCCGTCCTTGTTGATACGCTGTCCGAAAACCACGTATGGACGGATGGCACCATCAATCTCCGGAGTCACGATGCTCTGCGACATGAAGCCGCCATTCATTCCCTGCTTGTCGTTCTCCCACTCGGTGGTCAAGCGGTTGATATTAAGAGGTGAGAACAGAGGAATATTCTTCTGCTTCAGGAACTCAACGAAGTAATCGCCCAGTCTGCCATGCGCCATATTCACTACGGCATTCGCCTGGATACTGTCGGCATGATGACCGGCGATAAAGCTCTGCAGCTGGTTGATGCGATACACCATGAATCCCTTCTTCTCAAAAGCCTTCTCCATATCAGGAGCCGCACCCATAAAACCGGTGAGCAAGATGGTAGGAGCACCTTTCTTATATAATCCGTTCTTCGCCAGGAAGGCATTGTACTCACGGATGCTGTTGAAACCCAGTTCATCACCCTTCTCATCTTTCAGGTCAAAATGAGTCAGGAGATAGTCTGGTCGCTCATCCACACGTTCCGGTTCTGGAGCCATGAACTTCTTTCCGTCAATAAACTTACGGATGTAAGCGAGCATACTGTGATAATTCTTCTTGCTGCCGTTCTCGATGTACTGCATCAGATAATCTGCATCGAAATTATCTACCGATACGATATTGTTGGCTGGGTTGGTAGCAGCATGAGTCAGGGTTGGCACCTTGTAGGAAGCCTCTTCCAACTGCTTGCGCTGGTTCTCGTCGATTCGGAGTCCCATACCATTCACGATAATCATATCGTAATCATCCAGATGATCGAAATCATCGGTTGTGATCTCACTCAGTTTAATCATCGCATTGTCGTTGGCATGCGAAATCTGTCCCAGCGCAATAGCCTGATAGTTGAGGAAAGCGATGCGGGTAGTACCCACCCAGGCAGAGTAAGCCTTCGCCAAACCTCCCAGAACAATCACAGCCAATAAGGCCAGGAAGATGTGTTTCTTTTTAATCTTTCTAATTTTTCCTAATCCTTTTTTCATATCTATTCCTTTTTTCGGGCTGCAAAGGTAAGACTTATTTAGAAATTGTACAATACCGAGAAATTGTGATTTTCACATTTTTTATACTTAGAAGTTGGTATCAGGTTAAACGCATTGATATAGTCAGTACTAATAAATAAGTAGCGTTTTCAGACCTTTTCTTTCATTTCAGCCCTCAAAAAGAGGAATTATTCCGTCAGAACAGCCCTCAAAAAGAGGAATTATTCCGAAATATGCAGAAAGAGCGTAATCACCATTACGGCAATCACGCTCTTTCTACTTATAAACATAAAACATTACGAAGATGAAAGAAAAGCTTAGCAAACCTTCTTCTTCCGCTCACAATAGCGTTCGCATTGGGCACAGATGTCATATCCCAGCATGGCACCCAAGATGAAATCCTCCTCCGGTGTAAGCTGGCATAATGGTTTGGTGATTATCATGCGGATAGCATCCAGACATTCTTTCTTACCAAAAAAGAGATTCAGACGGTCGTTGCCAACCGGCTGGATGATATAATCAATGTTCTGACGCTCTAATCTAGTTATGGCAAAAGACTCATATTTCTTGTTGAAGGTGTAGAGCACCAGGCGGCGCACGCCCTTCTTATATTCATATATATGATTCATCAGAACCTTCAAATCTACTGGTGTTGCGATTTCCTGCTGCATACTATCCGAATTTATCTGTTTTTAAACCAAGAATCAGAGAATTCCATCATTCTCCAATTCTTGAAAAATATTTTTGTAAAATTATAACGCTGGCTTGATGTCCTCGAGCCAGGCATCGATACGCTCCTCTGTCTTGTCGTCCTCGTTCACCTCGTCGAGTGCGAGTCCCAGGAACTTGTCGCCATCAATTGCCTCACTGTCATCATAGGTGTATCCGTCTGTAGAAACACCAGGCAATACGGTAGCACCAGCCTCAACGGCAGCATCATAGAGTTCCTTCATGCCGCCACAGAATGTATCAGGGTAAGACTCGCTGTCGCCACAACCAAACAGGGCCACAGTCTTGCCAGCCAAGCCGGCACTCTTCAATGTCTTCACGCCATCATACCAGTCATCCTGCATCTCGCCGGCACCCCAGGTAGAAGTACCGAGAAGAAGATTCTCATGACTTGTGATAGTAGCGTCATCGATGTTAGCTACATCTACAGCTTCCACGCCCAACTTAGAGGCGATGGTTTCGGCAATCGACTGGCATGAGCCAGTAGAAGAGCCATAAATTACGATTGTTGTTTTCATTTGTCTATCTTACTTTTAGTTACATTTATTTTCGGGTGCAAAGATACATCCTTTTTCCATCATCTGCAATACCTAAAAATGATGGTTTCGCAGAAATACCTAAATATGGGGATAGATTTCAAATGAGGTGAGAGCAAACATCAAGAACATTGATAAACAACCAATTCCCTCGGGAGGTTGATAATTTTCAACCTCTCGAACCATATCTTCATTGAAGAGCCTTGGTGGCGCTTCACGTGGCTATTAATGATATAATAGTCTGCCTGGTATTCGTCCATCAAGTCGGAGAAAGCAGCCTTGATACGCGAACATTTCTCATTGATGGCATTATCAAGAGGGTTCGTCAGGCGACGCACTGTTTCTGTGATTTTTTCAAGGTCGATTCTGTTGCCGGTTTTTCGGTAGAGAGAGAGCAGTTCCTCACGATGATCCACCAGATTCTTGAACTCTATTCCTTCCGGATGATTCAGAAAAAGGAGATAGAGAGCCTTGTGGATTGGACTGAGCTGCACCTCCTTGTTGCCATAGTCAGGGAGCAAGAAGCGGTAATCTTCCGTAATGACCAAAGGGCTGAGAGTTGCCCTTGCCGCCTCAATACGGAGTTGTTCCAATACGGGCACACTGATGGCTTTCAGCAAAAGGTCTGTCCTTCCTTCTGTCAAAAGCTGGGTGGAAAGCTGCTTTACCAGAGCGGCCTTCTCCTCTACTGTCATATTTCTTGTCTCTTCTTGCATATTGGTTGCAAAAATACAAAAAGAATGGGAAATTTCGTTTCACTCCTTGGAAAAATTATCTTTTGCAAGGCTTGCATTTGTTTTTTCATAGGTAATCTGACTCTTTATATGTATCTTTGTGGTCAAAATTGAAAATTAAAATGATGAAAGAAGATTGGACACCTATAGATTTCGGACAGACAGAAGACACCACCAAGAACATCATCAAGGTGATTGGTGTGGGTGGTGGCGGATGCAATGCCGTTAAGAATATGTACTCAGAAGGTATTGTAAATGTAAGCTTTGCCGTCTGCAATACGGATAGCCAGTCGCTATCCAAATCACCTGTGCCTGTAAAAATCATGCTCGGAAAGAGCGGTTTGGGAGCAGGTGCTAATCCTGAAGTAGGAAGAAGCGAAGCACAGAATACACAGGAAGACATCAAGCGACTCTTGGATGACGGAACCAAGATGGCATTCGTTACAGCCGGCATGGGTGGCGGTACCGGCACAGGAGCTGCACCCGTCATTGCAGGCATCGCCAAAAGCATGGGTATCTTGACGGTGGGTATCATCACCATTCCATTTTATTTTGAAAAGCGAAAGAAAATCGTCAAGGCTCTACAAGGTGTAGAAGAAATGCGCAAGAACGTGGACGCCTTGCTCATCGTCAACAACGAACGTCTTTGCGATGTTTATGCCGACTCTGAGATAACCGTAAAAGATGCATTCAAACTAGCAGACAAGGTGCTGAGCGATGCCACCAAGAGCATCTCAGAACTCATCACTGTAGAGGGTACCATCAATCTTGACTTCCGTGACATTGAGACTACCATCAAGAGCGGCGGCGGTGCCATCATGGCGATGGGCAGGGCCAGCGGAGAAGGCAGAGTTCAGAAT
This genomic interval carries:
- a CDS encoding DUF2023 family protein; protein product: MQQEIATPVDLKVLMNHIYEYKKGVRRLVLYTFNKKYESFAITRLERQNIDYIIQPVGNDRLNLFFGKKECLDAIRMIITKPLCQLTPEEDFILGAMLGYDICAQCERYCERKKKVC
- the fldA gene encoding flavodoxin FldA translates to MKTTIVIYGSSTGSCQSIAETIASKLGVEAVDVANIDDATITSHENLLLGTSTWGAGEMQDDWYDGVKTLKSAGLAGKTVALFGCGDSESYPDTFCGGMKELYDAAVEAGATVLPGVSTDGYTYDDSEAIDGDKFLGLALDEVNEDDKTEERIDAWLEDIKPAL
- the ftsZ gene encoding cell division protein FtsZ — protein: MMKEDWTPIDFGQTEDTTKNIIKVIGVGGGGCNAVKNMYSEGIVNVSFAVCNTDSQSLSKSPVPVKIMLGKSGLGAGANPEVGRSEAQNTQEDIKRLLDDGTKMAFVTAGMGGGTGTGAAPVIAGIAKSMGILTVGIITIPFYFEKRKKIVKALQGVEEMRKNVDALLIVNNERLCDVYADSEITVKDAFKLADKVLSDATKSISELITVEGTINLDFRDIETTIKSGGGAIMAMGRASGEGRVQNAILNALDSPLLYGSDISNAQRILFNIYTSSKHPIFVREMREIDAFFDELNPDIKVIWGLSDDDSLDEDAKVTILATGLNNELTDEIQDNPVTTTKDEDDYQRIIDKLYHPIRDDFQSQKKADPPEEDIPIEPSNIESTDIPDDEQPPLIPDAPTEESPVVEEEPPKPVIQQKQPTLAKRIRDRLKKIAEDLEIITEDE